Sequence from the Catenuloplanes indicus genome:
GCTCGTCGCGGGCGTACCGGTGAGCCTTGTTCGCTCTGGCTCCGCCGGCCCGTCCGAGCGAGGACGGGTGCGGCAGAGCCCCGGAGTGATCGAGGCTTACCGCCTCGCCCGGTCCTACGGGGTTGGACAGCGCTGGGGTTCAACGAATTTCGGGGAGTTTCCGGTCTTCTTTAGGGAAGCTTTAAGGGAGCCTGGGGCATCGATTAGATTCGCCGTTTCGACGATCATTTCGACGGCCGGAACGGGTCAGGCCCGCGGTGTGACGCCCAGCACAGCGCAGGCCTCGTGGTACATCCGGGCCGCCTCGCCGCGGACCTGACGCCGCTCGGTGAGCCGCTCCGCGAACGGGATCCGCACCGGGACCTCCGCGCCGTCCACGGTCGCCACGAAGTCCATGCCGTCCGCATCCATCCCGGACATGCGCGCCGCGGTGGTGGTGTCCGGCTGCCCGCCGAGACCGCGGACGATGAGGACGTTGTCGTCCGCGTGGTCGTCGTTCATGTGCCGCATGATCTGCGCCACCACGTCCGGGGTGAAGACGGTGTCTGCCATGGCTGGCAGCGTAGGACATGCACCCGGCCGGGCACGGCGTCGTGGGCCACACCTCGGGCCCGGCTGCCCGGCGCGAACCCGCCCTAGACTGGACGGATGCCCGAATCGCTTCCCGACGCCCTCGCCGAGGTGCGCGACCTGCTGCTCCGCCCCGACCTGACCCGCGCGGTGGCCGCCGGGCGCCGCAAGGGGCAGACGCCGTCGGTGGTCCGGGCCGAGCTGCGCCCGGTCTCGCTGAAGGGCGGCACCAGGCTGCAGATCGTGACGAACGACGGCGCCCGGCCGTTCACCCGCAACGTCGCGTTCGGCGACGAGGCGGCCTCGGCCGTGGACGAGCTGCTGGCCGAGCCGTTCGGCAACTGGCACGTGGA
This genomic interval carries:
- a CDS encoding DUF2470 domain-containing protein, producing the protein MADTVFTPDVVAQIMRHMNDDHADDNVLIVRGLGGQPDTTTAARMSGMDADGMDFVATVDGAEVPVRIPFAERLTERRQVRGEAARMYHEACAVLGVTPRA